A stretch of Anaerobacillus alkaliphilus DNA encodes these proteins:
- the glpK gene encoding glycerol kinase GlpK, whose protein sequence is MEKKYILSLDQGTTSSRAILFNKAGEIVATAQKEFTQIFPRPGWVEHNANEIWGSILAVIAELLTKSESKPNEIASIGITNQRETTVVWDKETGHPVYHAIVWQSRQTLDICEELKEKGYNEIFRNKTGLLIDAYFSGTKVKWILDNVDGVREKAEKGELLFGTIDTWLIWKLTGGKVHVTDYSNASRTLMYNIYDLKWDEELLEILTIPKVMLPDVRPSSEVYGETVAELFFGEEVPISGVAGDQQAALFGQACFQEGMAKNTYGTGCFMLMNTGANAVKSEHGLLTTIAWGIDGKVEYALEGSIFVAGSAIQWLRDGLRMIKFAADSEKYAQAVSSTDGVYMVPAFVGLGTPYWESEVRGAIFGLTRGTEKEHFIRATLESLAYQTKDVLTAMEADSGIQLKTLRVDGGAVANNFLMQFQSDMLGVPVQRPIINETTALGAAYLAGLAVNFWENRNEIENQWKIDRTFEVEMKKDEQERLYSEWKKAVEATITFKVK, encoded by the coding sequence ATGGAAAAAAAGTATATTCTTTCATTAGACCAAGGTACAACTAGTTCGAGAGCGATTCTTTTTAATAAAGCTGGCGAAATCGTGGCAACAGCTCAAAAGGAATTTACTCAGATATTTCCTAGACCTGGTTGGGTAGAGCATAATGCCAATGAAATCTGGGGTTCAATTTTAGCCGTTATAGCAGAGCTTTTGACAAAGTCTGAAAGTAAGCCAAATGAAATTGCTAGCATTGGTATAACAAATCAACGCGAAACAACTGTTGTCTGGGATAAAGAAACAGGACATCCCGTCTACCATGCGATTGTCTGGCAGTCTCGTCAAACTTTAGATATTTGTGAAGAGTTAAAAGAGAAAGGTTATAACGAAATTTTCCGTAACAAAACGGGATTGCTAATTGATGCCTACTTCTCAGGAACAAAGGTGAAATGGATTTTAGATAATGTAGATGGGGTTCGTGAGAAAGCTGAAAAAGGAGAGCTATTGTTTGGGACAATTGATACATGGCTAATTTGGAAGCTTACAGGTGGGAAGGTCCATGTAACAGATTATTCAAACGCTTCACGTACACTAATGTATAACATTTATGATTTAAAATGGGATGAAGAATTACTCGAAATACTTACGATACCAAAGGTTATGTTACCAGATGTACGGCCTTCCTCAGAAGTCTATGGGGAGACTGTTGCCGAGCTTTTCTTTGGTGAGGAAGTTCCAATTTCGGGTGTAGCTGGTGATCAGCAAGCCGCATTATTCGGTCAAGCATGCTTTCAAGAGGGAATGGCGAAAAACACCTACGGTACAGGTTGTTTTATGCTCATGAATACTGGAGCAAATGCTGTGAAATCCGAGCATGGTTTATTAACTACAATAGCATGGGGAATAGACGGAAAGGTCGAGTATGCCCTGGAAGGAAGTATTTTTGTTGCTGGATCAGCTATACAGTGGCTCCGAGATGGTTTAAGGATGATTAAATTTGCTGCAGATAGTGAAAAGTATGCGCAAGCCGTTTCATCAACTGATGGAGTTTATATGGTCCCTGCTTTCGTTGGTCTTGGAACACCTTATTGGGAAAGTGAGGTTCGTGGAGCTATATTTGGACTTACTCGTGGAACAGAAAAAGAACACTTTATCCGTGCTACACTAGAATCACTAGCCTATCAAACAAAAGATGTCCTTACAGCAATGGAAGCAGACTCAGGTATACAGTTAAAGACACTACGAGTTGATGGAGGCGCTGTCGCAAATAACTTCCTCATGCAGTTCCAAAGTGACATGCTAGGAGTACCAGTCCAACGGCCAATAATAAACGAAACAACTGCTTTAGGCGCAGCTTACTTAGCTGGTCTTGCCGTTAATTTCTGGGAAAATCGGAATGAAATTGAAAATCAATGGAAAATTGATCGAACGTTTGAAGTAGAAATGAAGAAAGACGAACAAGAAAGACTTTATAGTGAGTGGAAAAAAGCTGTAGAGGCAACAATCACTTTTAAAGTTAAATAA
- a CDS encoding glycerol-3-phosphate dehydrogenase/oxidase: MGRLFSSLERSSYLQQMSTEQLDLLVIGGGITGAGIALDSQVRGLKTGLIEMQDFGAGTSSRSTKLVHGGLRYLKQFEVKLVAEVGKERAIVYENAPHVTNPEWMLLPLIEGGTFGRFTTSLGLKVYDFLAGVKRSERRYMLNRTRTLEKEPLLRKDKLKGSGVYVEYKTDDARLTLEVMKEAVVRGALAVNYAKVDGFIYDENKKVIGVKVIDQLTREQTIIRAKKIVNATGPWVDTLREQDNSKKGKYLYLTKGVHIVIDGTRFPLKQAVYFDTESDGRMCFAIPRDGKTYVGTTDTYYKDDITHPRMTVADRDYIIDAVNYMFPEVKLTVKDIESCWTGLRPLIHEEGKSASEISRKDEIFFSDSGLISIAGGKLTGYRKMAERIVDIVCRDLGVKERCQTDRVTLSGGDMGGSIHLPAFLEGKTKEGMKLGLEEEEAYRLAKLYGTNVSRIYEIISTIGEEANRYGLPSSLLASLRYGIEEEMVATPVDFFNRRTSAIFFNIAWVRTWKEPVLKYMKQCFQWSLEEANYHRKQLETEIEHATIPVDEVVELKKQII, from the coding sequence ATGGGTAGGTTGTTTTCAAGTTTAGAACGCAGTAGTTATCTTCAACAAATGAGTACTGAGCAATTAGATCTTCTCGTTATCGGTGGAGGGATAACTGGTGCCGGTATTGCATTAGATTCCCAAGTTCGGGGCTTAAAAACGGGTTTAATTGAGATGCAAGACTTTGGGGCAGGAACGTCTAGTCGATCTACTAAACTGGTCCACGGCGGGTTACGGTATTTAAAGCAGTTCGAAGTGAAGTTGGTTGCAGAGGTAGGAAAAGAACGTGCCATCGTTTATGAGAATGCCCCCCATGTCACTAACCCTGAATGGATGCTATTGCCCCTAATAGAGGGTGGGACTTTCGGAAGATTTACAACCTCGCTAGGATTAAAAGTTTATGATTTTCTGGCAGGAGTTAAAAGATCAGAACGCCGCTATATGCTGAATAGAACTCGCACCTTAGAGAAAGAACCATTACTTCGAAAGGATAAGCTAAAAGGTAGTGGTGTTTATGTTGAATACAAAACGGATGATGCTAGATTAACACTTGAAGTGATGAAAGAAGCAGTAGTTCGAGGTGCCTTAGCAGTTAATTATGCTAAGGTAGATGGTTTCATTTACGACGAGAATAAAAAAGTTATAGGTGTGAAAGTTATTGACCAATTAACTAGAGAGCAAACAATCATTAGGGCTAAGAAAATTGTTAATGCAACGGGGCCATGGGTGGATACGCTAAGGGAGCAAGATAACTCGAAAAAAGGAAAGTATTTATATTTAACTAAAGGAGTTCATATAGTTATTGACGGAACTCGTTTTCCTTTAAAGCAAGCCGTTTATTTTGATACAGAAAGCGATGGAAGAATGTGCTTTGCGATTCCAAGAGACGGAAAAACGTATGTAGGTACGACTGATACGTATTATAAAGATGACATTACTCATCCAAGAATGACTGTTGCCGACCGCGATTACATTATTGATGCAGTCAATTATATGTTTCCAGAGGTGAAGCTTACTGTTAAAGATATTGAATCTTGCTGGACAGGATTACGTCCGTTAATTCATGAGGAAGGAAAAAGTGCTTCAGAAATTTCAAGAAAAGACGAAATTTTCTTTTCTGATAGCGGTCTAATATCTATCGCTGGTGGAAAATTGACCGGGTACCGTAAAATGGCAGAAAGAATTGTAGATATAGTCTGTCGTGATCTAGGTGTGAAAGAACGTTGTCAAACTGATAGGGTCACGTTGTCAGGTGGGGATATGGGAGGTTCAATTCATTTACCGGCATTCCTAGAAGGTAAGACAAAGGAAGGGATGAAACTAGGGTTAGAAGAAGAAGAAGCTTACAGATTAGCAAAACTTTATGGGACGAATGTGTCTAGGATTTATGAAATTATCTCCACAATCGGTGAAGAAGCCAATCGATACGGTTTACCAAGCTCATTATTGGCCTCACTAAGATATGGAATTGAAGAAGAGATGGTGGCGACACCTGTAGACTTTTTTAACCGCCGTACTAGTGCAATATTCTTTAATATTGCTTGGGTCAGAACTTGGAAAGAACCGGTACTTAAATATATGAAACAGTGTTTTCAGTGGTCTCTTGAAGAAGCCAATTACCATAGAAAACAATTGGAAACTGAGATTGAACATGCAACAATTCCAGTTGATGAAGTTGTTGAGCTTAAGAAGCAGATTATCTAA
- a CDS encoding MDR family MFS transporter, whose protein sequence is MSFRNLQTTIKIRLFTDFITDLSQMAIFPFMAIYFSIQVGQGMAGIMLAVNILCSIVAGLFSGYLADQLGRKKVMIFALIIQVAALVIMALVNSPWFVSVWITYLMFLISNVSSGIINPAASAMIIDCSKEEERPYIYGLQYWSGNIAISIGVIIGAIFFESSRFLLFFAFALISLFTLIIIVFFINETMKPVTLVKDTSNPPLNKNIFTNYWSVVNDYRFMLFVIGTVFIFSLEFQLDKYIAVRLKEEFQTMIFGYEIGGIQMFSFILLTNTLIVVVATLHLTKWISKWNHKLILTIGLLIYSLSFSTLAFSNSLTILMLAALLFTLGELMYSPIRQTLLAGIIPEQSRASYMAVDNLALNVAMLLGSLGLTLGAYLSSTGMGLVYLTLGIGGLFCFRFALAKKEQLAVITNKERHLG, encoded by the coding sequence ATGAGTTTTAGAAACTTACAAACTACGATCAAAATTAGACTATTTACAGATTTTATTACTGATTTGTCACAGATGGCAATTTTTCCATTTATGGCCATCTACTTCTCCATCCAAGTGGGCCAGGGAATGGCTGGAATAATGCTAGCAGTTAACATCCTTTGTTCTATTGTAGCGGGTCTCTTTTCTGGTTATTTGGCTGATCAATTAGGACGAAAGAAAGTAATGATCTTTGCACTTATTATTCAGGTTGCAGCATTAGTTATCATGGCATTGGTTAATTCACCTTGGTTTGTTTCAGTTTGGATTACTTATCTTATGTTCCTAATTAGCAATGTAAGCTCAGGCATTATAAATCCTGCTGCAAGTGCCATGATTATCGATTGTAGTAAGGAAGAAGAACGTCCTTATATTTATGGATTACAGTATTGGTCAGGCAACATTGCTATTTCTATCGGAGTCATCATCGGAGCCATTTTCTTTGAGAGCAGTCGTTTCCTTTTGTTTTTTGCCTTTGCTTTAATTAGTTTATTTACCTTAATCATTATTGTTTTCTTTATTAATGAAACTATGAAACCAGTTACCTTAGTAAAAGACACTAGCAATCCGCCACTAAACAAAAATATTTTTACTAACTATTGGAGTGTAGTGAACGATTACCGATTTATGTTGTTTGTAATCGGAACGGTTTTTATCTTTTCCTTGGAATTTCAGTTAGATAAGTATATAGCCGTTCGTTTAAAAGAAGAGTTCCAAACCATGATATTCGGGTATGAAATTGGTGGTATCCAAATGTTTAGTTTTATTCTGCTAACAAATACTCTTATTGTAGTAGTTGCTACTCTTCACCTTACGAAATGGATTAGTAAATGGAATCACAAGCTCATCCTAACAATTGGCCTATTGATATATTCTTTAAGCTTCAGTACGCTAGCATTTAGTAACAGTCTAACTATTTTAATGTTAGCTGCATTACTATTTACCCTAGGTGAACTCATGTATTCACCGATAAGGCAAACACTGCTTGCCGGTATTATTCCTGAACAGTCCCGAGCTTCATATATGGCTGTGGATAATCTAGCACTTAATGTTGCTATGTTGTTAGGCAGTTTAGGTCTTACCCTTGGTGCCTATTTATCTTCTACTGGCATGGGCTTGGTATATTTAACATTGGGAATAGGAGGCCTATTTTGCTTTCGATTTGCTTTGGCAAAAAAGGAGCAATTAGCCGTAATAACTAACAAAGAAAGACACCTGGGTTAA